A region of Sphingomonas crusticola DNA encodes the following proteins:
- a CDS encoding ComEA family DNA-binding protein has protein sequence MVEAAPPQVNINKASQDELDGVEGLAGHGFEIVRYREERGGFTALRQLDEVPGLSGKVDDSTRERLSL, from the coding sequence GTGGTTGAGGCTGCCCCGCCGCAGGTCAACATCAACAAGGCCAGCCAGGATGAGCTGGACGGGGTCGAGGGATTGGCGGGCCACGGCTTCGAGATCGTCCGCTATCGTGAGGAGCGGGGCGGTTTCACTGCGCTGCGCCAACTCGATGAGGTGCCCGGCCTGTCGGGAAAGGTTGACGACAGCACGCGCGAGCGGCTCTCATTATGA